The Helianthus annuus cultivar XRQ/B chromosome 16, HanXRQr2.0-SUNRISE, whole genome shotgun sequence genome includes a window with the following:
- the LOC118488229 gene encoding uncharacterized mitochondrial protein AtMg00810-like gives MPTPLTPNASFIKDDTPYKDPTLYRSLVGALQYLTITRLDISYAVNQVSQFLQSPAEEHFQHVKNIFRYVIGTIAFKLTFSRPHKTTVLGYSDADWARCLHNRRSTFGYSIFLGGNLVLWSAMK, from the coding sequence ATGCCTACACCATTAACCCCTAATGCTTCCTTTATCAAAGATGATACCCCTTATAAAGATCCCACTCTATATCGTTCCCTAGTGGGTGCTCTTCAGTACTTGACAATCACAAGGCTTGACATCTCCTATGCGGTCAACCAAGTTAGCCAATTTTTACAATCACCAGCTGAGGAACATTTTCAACATGTTAAGAATATCTTTCGGTATGTTATAGGAACCATTGCTTTTAAGCTCACTTTTTCTCGCCCTCACAAGACTACTGTTCTTGGTTACTCTGATGCTGACTGGGCCCGTTGCCTTCACAATCGTCGTTCTACTTTTGGTTACTCCATCTTCCTTGGGGGAAACCTTGTTTTGTGGAGTGCTATGAAATAA